The genomic interval AGATAAAGACGAAATTGGGCTATTCTCCAAGGTTTGGAAGTTTTTCAGAGATGTTTGAATATCTGGAAGTTTCCAATGTTGAAGCCATCTTCTTCGATGAGTTTCAAAACGTGCTCCGTGTAGATCCTGCCATAGCCTTTGATCTCCAGCGTTTTATTGACCGGAACGGAGATAAGCCCCTTCTGCTGATCCTATCCGGTTCATACTTAGGAATGATGAAAAGACTGCTGATGTCTCGAAAGGCCCCTCTCTACGGCAGGAGCACCCTTTTCATAGAGCTACAACCCCTACGGCCAAGATGGGTTTTCAGGATGCTCAAAGACCTTGGAGTCGAAGATCCAATCTCGCGGATTGAGTTTTATGGCATTTTTGGTGGAATCCCAAAATACTACGAACTGCTTGAAGTTTTCGAAACCAAGGAGCCTTTGGGCATTATTATGGAGGGGGTTCGATACTCCACAGTCCTCTCGGCAGAGGGGGAAGGACTCTTGATGGATGAGTTTGGGAAAGCCTACAGAACCTATTTCTCCATCCTTGAAGCAATAGCCTCGGGAAAAAACAGGCTCGTCGAGATTGCCAACGCTGTTGGGATGAAGCCCGGGAGCATTACCAAATATCTCGAAGCATTGGAGGACTACTACGGAATAATAACCCGGGAAAGGCCCATCCTCGGTGGTAGACGTTCGAGGTATGTAATCAGCGACTACTTCCTGAACTTCTGGTTCAGCATGATAGAACCAAATCGCCGGCACATTGAAGTAGGGGATTTTAATGCGTTTATGAGAAACATCGGGAGAAGATTTCCGGGGTTTTTTGGGAGGGTCTTCGAGAGGGTTGTAAGAGACATTCTTCACGACTTAAACGGAGACCTCATC from Thermococcus sp. carries:
- a CDS encoding ATP-binding protein, translating into MRFYDRENEMESLQKALRLSNSRLVVVTITGRRRVGKTRLVREFFGRTDTTYLDFFFSVKSERLLLEDFSREIKTKLGYSPRFGSFSEMFEYLEVSNVEAIFFDEFQNVLRVDPAIAFDLQRFIDRNGDKPLLLILSGSYLGMMKRLLMSRKAPLYGRSTLFIELQPLRPRWVFRMLKDLGVEDPISRIEFYGIFGGIPKYYELLEVFETKEPLGIIMEGVRYSTVLSAEGEGLLMDEFGKAYRTYFSILEAIASGKNRLVEIANAVGMKPGSITKYLEALEDYYGIITRERPILGGRRSRYVISDYFLNFWFSMIEPNRRHIEVGDFNAFMRNIGRRFPGFFGRVFERVVRDILHDLNGDLITFDLIGPHWGRNYEIDLVAVDNKDKTATFIETKWKSNVDGPREISRLITKSHNLQWRGEKRYFLIAKSFRRECDGCITVEELLEHLKP